In the Campylobacter sp. RM6914 genome, one interval contains:
- a CDS encoding Crp/Fnr family transcriptional regulator, with translation MLNEADRKFLDESFLSKFEISDAHKQLVMEKSLIKTFKKDEIIYTKDGCKGFIVVKSGNIRAYIASSNFKEITVFSLKDNESCVLCSSCVKKNFEIEINLQVYEDTEVVLIPIDSYKILRDIYPEIMSFTLNLISTRFASVITVMEQALFLPLVERIKNFLEQNSTDSSVKITHEQLANHIGSAREAVSRVLKEMEKEGQIEQKRGVITLRHAV, from the coding sequence ATGCTAAATGAAGCTGATCGTAAATTTTTAGACGAAAGTTTTTTGTCTAAGTTTGAAATTTCGGACGCCCATAAGCAACTTGTTATGGAAAAAAGTCTAATCAAGACTTTTAAAAAAGATGAGATCATCTATACAAAAGACGGTTGCAAGGGTTTTATCGTAGTAAAGAGCGGCAATATAAGAGCCTACATCGCCTCTAGTAACTTTAAAGAAATCACTGTTTTTAGCCTAAAAGATAATGAAAGTTGTGTGTTATGCTCCTCTTGTGTCAAGAAAAATTTCGAGATAGAGATAAATTTACAGGTGTATGAAGACACCGAAGTAGTTTTGATACCTATTGATAGTTATAAAATTTTAAGGGACATTTATCCCGAGATCATGAGTTTTACTTTAAATTTAATCTCAACAAGATTTGCAAGTGTTATTACCGTTATGGAGCAGGCATTGTTTCTACCGCTTGTTGAACGTATAAAAAATTTTTTAGAGCAAAACAGCACAGACTCAAGCGTTAAGATCACTCATGAACAGCTGGCAAACCACATCGGAAGCGCCAGGGAAGCTGTCTCAAGAGTCTTAAAAGAGATGGAAAAAGAGGGGCAAATAGAGCAAAAAAGAGGAGTTATTACTCTACGTCATGCAGTGTAA
- a CDS encoding YgaP family membrane protein codes for MVSKKSRIFRVIFGLFLMVGVWLLFKSYWALIGLVPIIVGITGYCPACQILGKCSLKR; via the coding sequence ATGGTAAGCAAAAAGAGCAGAATTTTTAGAGTGATATTTGGGTTATTTTTGATGGTTGGTGTTTGGCTTTTATTTAAAAGCTACTGGGCATTAATAGGCCTTGTTCCTATAATAGTAGGTATTACAGGATACTGCCCCGCATGCCAAATACTTGGCAAATGCTCTTTAAAAAGATAA
- a CDS encoding 3-isopropylmalate dehydratase small subunit: protein MANKVWKFGNNIDTDIIIAARYLNTSDENELAKHIMEDADPDFVKKISKGDIIVAGENFGCGSSREHAPIALKAAGISAVIAKSYARIFYRNSFNTGLLILEINETDEINEGDELKIDVDNGVVLNLTSKKEYKFNAIPPFMQELLSAGGLIEYAKSKI from the coding sequence ATGGCAAATAAAGTATGGAAATTTGGAAATAATATCGACACTGATATTATCATCGCTGCAAGATATCTAAATACATCTGACGAAAACGAACTAGCAAAACATATCATGGAAGACGCTGACCCCGACTTTGTAAAGAAAATTTCAAAAGGCGATATTATCGTAGCGGGTGAAAATTTTGGCTGTGGAAGCTCGCGTGAACATGCGCCTATCGCCCTCAAAGCTGCCGGCATAAGTGCCGTTATAGCAAAAAGCTATGCGAGAATTTTTTATAGAAACAGCTTTAATACCGGACTTTTAATCCTTGAGATAAATGAAACCGATGAGATCAATGAGGGTGATGAGCTAAAGATAGATGTTGATAACGGTGTGGTGCTAAATTTAACTAGCAAAAAAGAGTATAAATTTAACGCTATCCCACCTTTTATGCAAGAGCTTTTAAGTGCCGGTGGACTTATAGAATACGCAAAAAGCAAAATTTAA